From one Branchiostoma floridae strain S238N-H82 chromosome 3, Bfl_VNyyK, whole genome shotgun sequence genomic stretch:
- the LOC118412036 gene encoding alpha-2,8-sialyltransferase 8B-like isoform X2: protein MASTNLPLDGRFNTSRGEQNIGIPPTQIAPRPTEFGILTLEKVRVISRLRETVRHPTTGFLNYFLSLAFCDHVTVYGFWPFAMTPDHRPLPYHYFDNETFPINHNIIDEQVFLRDLNETGCLTLVRDCL, encoded by the exons ATGGCTTCCACAAATCTGCCATTGGATGGGCGTTTCAACACAAGCAGAGGTGAACAGAACATAGGCATACCACCAACACAGATCGCACCCAGGCCAACGGAATTTGGTATCCTGACGCTAGAGAAAGTAAG GGTCATCTCCCGTCTACGAGAAACCGTACGGCATCCCACCACCGGCTTTCTCAATTACTTCCTCTCCCTCGCCTTCTGTGACCACGTGACTGTGTACGGATTCTGGCCTTTCGCCATGACTCCTGACCACCGGCCCCTCCCCTACCATTACTTTGACAACGAGACATTTCCGATTAATCACAATATCATTGACGAGCAGGTGTTCTTAAGGGACTTGAACGAGACAGGTTGTTTGACACTTGTGAGAGATTGTTTGTGA
- the LOC118412036 gene encoding alpha-2,8-sialyltransferase 8B-like isoform X1, translating to MASTNLPLDGRFNTSRGEQNIGIPPTQIAPRPTEFGILTLEKVRKAAMRHIDLRKHVAIFSNYEDDIARCGASTNQHKTSTHPSECYGTPAITRNYSTCALVGNGGILLNSSCGEAVDSHDFVIRLNLPPVQSFERDVGSRTDLVSINNKVLIDIGSLLISSTGRTEVLKMLNQVQNSILLYAKGFEKHGKGAYNITTLEAIQSVDNFIESNGLQIRTAYGLSDDVQAASKRVISRLRETVRHPTTGFLNYFLSLAFCDHVTVYGFWPFAMTPDHRPLPYHYFDNETFPINHNIIDEQVFLRDLNETGCLTLVRDCL from the exons ATGGCTTCCACAAATCTGCCATTGGATGGGCGTTTCAACACAAGCAGAGGTGAACAGAACATAGGCATACCACCAACACAGATCGCACCCAGGCCAACGGAATTTGGTATCCTGACGCTAGAGAAAGTAAG AAAAGCGGCCATGAGGCACATTGATTTACGGAAGCACGTTGCTATCTTCTCCAATTACGAAGATGATATTGCGAGATGCGGGGCAAGTACAAACCAACATAAAACCTCCACACATCCATCCGAATGCTACGGAACGCCGGCTATCACACGTAACTACAGCACATGCGCACTGGTTGGGAACGGAGGGATATTACTGAACAGTAGCTGCGGTGAAGCGGTCGACTCACACGACTTCGTGATCCGGTTAAACCTTCCGCCTGTCCAGTCATTTGAAAGGGACGTTGGAAGTAGAACTGATCTTGTTTCCATAAACAATAAGGTCTTGATAGACATTGGGTCGCTGCTCATTTCGTCCACTGGCAGGACAGAagtcttgaaaatgttgaatcaGGTACAAAACAGTATCTTACTATACGCCAAGGGTTTTGAAAAACATGGAAAAGGTGCATACAATATTACAACCTTGGAAGCCATTCAATCTGTGGATAACTTCATCGAAAGCAATGGATTGCAAATAAGGACGGCCTATGGGCTTTCCGATGACGTGCAGGCAGCTTCGAAAAG GGTCATCTCCCGTCTACGAGAAACCGTACGGCATCCCACCACCGGCTTTCTCAATTACTTCCTCTCCCTCGCCTTCTGTGACCACGTGACTGTGTACGGATTCTGGCCTTTCGCCATGACTCCTGACCACCGGCCCCTCCCCTACCATTACTTTGACAACGAGACATTTCCGATTAATCACAATATCATTGACGAGCAGGTGTTCTTAAGGGACTTGAACGAGACAGGTTGTTTGACACTTGTGAGAGATTGTTTGTGA
- the LOC118412034 gene encoding CMT1A duplicated region transcript 1 protein-like, with the protein MKHPPDTTEVVEFNLGRAPTLRCTSGQPATTCGHCEACRLGATISFTREWFLRAGDHSKRRFLLGLPRRFHSAELMEYVVSLLSPLLYKDYTYARCRTNPSLPGDSSTLSGDRALNRRELRQHIADTWAWFAEASYWSKANYMLGVMQFCEPQMLYSLGTQARTMLQAQKNMEPKGTTDWEDDESLASSNYTYNTEEHPDLYLLTQANLEYATPTVHPITGDEFDPIVINYDEDVYLSDDSSEFSSIDPTCMVLPTSVTATAGVAKYRDFISGLPVHLSKYILGFLDRISLYNCLAVGKTWRVLAEQVQQEEEIQIQLWEEVLFYQGSSARGCNPVYAKQIDVAVPILREGTLDPLSNSGQPMEVVTHKDDVSFLTAYSGMVTRPVTMEERNVYCGAYNVMVLADQDDPHRRVHHDGKKLVALGSVDRKVRILDVMSGREHRTPITGHAGSIKCVYISEERGFVLSGSYDTTVRCWSLQAGNCLRIFRGHRGTITCIDLFENRLVSGSKDSQVKVWNFETGKCQRTFKHKKPILAVGILADRVVSGCDGGQVKVWSISAATLVKKLSSHQGPVTCLKFDQWHLVTGGKDGYAFAWSMMGTHSRCLTAFRHPRGSQIMCLQFLFLRVITGCSDGKMRIFNLLSGDCLRVLRGNSHSDAIDDIIVCENRLLINTINNLLVFTFEEIEWDYSLDSDKVEVLKHLNNYSDAPFKQHPYVFVRGQRMRQVGASSEKVYHRSEPAYSPVRQLPHSARSFSQQSLSSAKRIHSAKMRTTSQPTPTLIDMEEDPRRAGSPQPPTRRQARSPDVTSNQNLCLRSTQTPTLSSPTGFRLSTARGASAPAGSHRNVFFESSDLSLSEMKSQLRSRQRVQKSHHPSRDEVFMCVGTIHSSIKDGEANRNMVINSCEINPKIGRPQSSPAKLATSKRAETAGQRTASRMSSTRHSHLSAVPSTSVITTQFQSVPVDTTPHTGMHDTHVVATVPQPSLLRPQTSLGISRDPETFQKLSDRPNTAGPSRGTNLFTTSGKAAEHVPMIVTKSLQAQQRSPNFASNFHTVTRNPVDPLRTNVAFKLKTIKAQKQFESNIVKSQTSHTSNKEEVEKRGQRRRWLAVAKGLSHHNDMTKTVKKTAYEIGE; encoded by the exons ATGAAACACCCGCCAGACACTACAGAAGTGGTCGAGTTCAACTTGGGACGAGCTCCGACTCTTCGGTGTACCTCTGGGCAGCCAGCCACGACATGTGGCCACTGCGAAGCCTGCCGTCTGGGAGCCACCATCAGCTTCACCCGGGAATGGTTCCTGCGGGCTGGAGATCACTCCAAGCGGAGGTTTCTACTCGGACTCCCGCGGCGCTTCCACAGCGCGGAGCTCATGGAGTATGTGGTCTCCCTTCTCAGCCCGCTACTGTACAAGGACTACACCTATGCCAGGTGCCGGACAAACCCAAGTCTTCCCGGAGACTCCTCCACACTGAGTGGAGACAGGGCTCTAAACAGGAGAGAACTCAGGCAACACATTGCCGATACCTGGGCATGGTTTGCAGAGGCCAGCTACTGGAGCAAGGCTAACTACATGCTGGGTGTGATGCAGTTCTGTGAACCACAGATGCTGTACTCCCTGGGTACTCAGGCTAGGACTATGCTTCAGGCACAGAAAAACATGGAGCCCAAAGGGACAACGGATTGGGAAG ATGACGAGTCCTTGGCATCCAGTAACTACACATACAACACCGAAGAACACCCAGACCTATACCTCCTTACACAAGCCAACCTGGAGTATGCCACTCCGACCGTCCATCCGATCACAGGGGACGAATTTGATCCCATTGTCATAAACTACGATGAAGACGTTTACCTCAGCGACGATAGTTCCGAGTTCTCCTCGATCGACCCCACATGTATGGTCCTGCCGACATCGGTCACCGCGACGGCAGGTGTTGCGAAGTACCGTGACTTCATCAGCGGGTTGCCCGTCCACCTGTCTAAGTACATCCTGGGCTTCCTGGACAGGATCAGCCTGTACAACTGTCTGGCCGTGGGGAAGACGTGGAGGGTCCTGGCTGAACAGGTGCAGCAGGAGGAGGAGATTCAGATCCAGCTCTGGGAGGAGGTTCTGTTCTACCAG GGTTCTTCAGCGCGGGGGTGTAACCCTGTCTATGCCAAGCAGATTGACGTGGCAGTACCAATTCTCCGCGAGGGCACATTAGACCCTCTGTCCAACAGTGGTCAGCCCATGGAGGTGGTCACCCACAAGGATGACGTGAGTTTCCTGACTGCGTACAGCGGCATGGTTACGCGCCCTGTAACCATGGAGGAGAGGAACGTCTACTGTGGAGCCTACAATGTCATGGTGCTAGCTGACCA GGATGACCCACATCGTCGTGTTCATCATGATGGTAAGAAGCTTGTTGCGCTGGGCTCTGTGGATCGCAAGGTCCGTATCCTGGACGTGATGTCCGGCCGTGAACATCGCACACCAATCACAGGCCACGCAGGGTCCATCAAGTGTGTTTACATCAGCGAGGAGCGCGGCTTTGTGCTCAGTGGGAGCTATGACACTACTGTGAG ATGTTGGTCGCTCCAGGCAGGCAACTGTCTTCGCATCTTCCGTGGCCATCGCGGTACAATCACATGCATTGATCTGTTCGAAAACAGATTGGTTTCGGGGTCCAAGGACAGCCAAGTTAAAG TGTGGAACTTTGAAACAGGAAAATGCCAACGGACCTTCAAGCACAAGAAACCTATTTTAGCTGTGGGG ATTCTGGCTGATCGAGTGGTGAGTGGATGTGATGGAGGACAGGTCAAGGTGTGGAGTATCTCAGCTGCCACTCTTGTAAAG AAACTGTCCAGTCACCAGGGCCCTGTAACCTGTCTGAAGTTCGACCAATGGCACCTCGTCACCGGCGGGAAGGATGGATACGCGTTTGCCTGGAGCATGATGGGAACACACAGTCGCTGTCTTACTGCGTTCAGACATCCGAG AGGGAGCCAAATCATGTGTCTTCAGTTCCTGTTCTTAAGAGTCATCACCGGCTGTAGTGACGGCAAGATGCGGATCTTCAACCTTTTGAGTGGCGACTGTCTAAGGGTGCTGAGAGGGAACAGTCACTCTGATGCAATAGATGACATCATTGTTTGTGAGAACCG ACTGCTGATCAACACCATCAACAACCTGCTGGTGTTCACGTTTGAGGAGATTGAGTGGGACTACAGCCTCGACTCAGACAAGGTGGAGGTCCTGAAGCACCTGAACAACTACAGCGACGCTCCCTTCAAGCAGCACCCCTACGTCTTTGTGAGAGGACAGCGCATGAGACAGGTGGGGGCTTCCAGCGAGAAAGTGTACCACCGCAGCGAGCCGGCCTACAGTCCTGTGCGCCAGCTGCCCCACAGCGCCCGGAGCTTCAGCCAGCAGAGCCTGTCCAGTGCCAAGAGAATCCACAGTGCCAAAATGCGCACAACGTCGCAACCGACACCAACGTTGATCGACATGGAGGAAGATCCCCGTCGGGCTGGCTCGCCTCAGCCTCCAACCAGGCGTCAGGCTAGAAGTCCTGATGTTACAAGTAACCAGAATTTGTGTCTGCGTTCAACACAAACTCCGACCCTGTCCTCGCCTACAGGGTTTCGACTTTCCACGGCAAGGGGCGCCAGCGCTCCGGCAGGGAGTCATCGGAATGTGTTTTTCGAATCTTCCGACTTGTCACTCTCGGAGATGAAATCGCAGCTGAGGTCCCGACAGAGGGTACAGAAAAGCCACCATCCCTCACGTGACGAAGTCTTCATGTGCGTGGGGACTATTCACAGCTCCATCAAAGATGGGGAGGCCAACAGGAACATGGTCATTAACTCGTGTGAAATTAACCCTAAAATAGGCAGACCGCAGTCATCCCCAGCTAAACTTGCCACCTCCAAACGAGCAGAAACAGCAGGCCAGCGTACAGCCAGCAGGATGTCTAGTACAAGACATTCTCATCTGTCTGCTGTGCCGTCAACATCAGTGATCACGACTCAGTTCCAGTCAGTGCCAGTGGACACCACGCCCCATACCGGCATGCATGACACACACGTCGTTGCAACCGTCCCACAACCGAGTCTGCTCCGTCCGCAGACAAGTCTGGGCATTTCTAGGGACCCAGAAACTTTTCAAAAACTTTCTGACAGGCCAAACACAGCAGGCCCCTCGAGGGGAACAAATCTCTTCACAACGTCAGGGAAGGCCGCGGAACACGTCCCAATGATTGTAACAAAGTCACTTCAGGCCCAACAGCGTTCTCCCAATTTTGCATCAAACTTTCACACGGTGACAAGAAATCCAGTTGACCCCCTGAGGACAAATGTTGCATTCAAACTGAAGACAATCAAGGCAcagaaacagtttgaaagtaACATCGTTAAGTCCCAGACCTCACACACAAGCAACAAAGAAGAGGTGGAGAAACGGGGACAAAGAAGAAGATGGTTGGCGGTAGCAAAGGGACTCTCCCATCACAACGACATGACAAAAACTGTGAAGAAAACTGCCTACGAAATAGGAGAGTGA
- the LOC118412037 gene encoding anaphase-promoting complex subunit 16-like, with the protein MASVRNNPSNVEDVFVAMAAMAPRKALFQSPKEDEMVEDGSQSLVNKLMMDFDVASVRRSTNAELHQQRLNVLRLRLEETAADNWRYKPVDKLMGL; encoded by the exons atggcgTCGGTCCGAAATAATCCGAGTAACGTCGAAGACGTATTCGTGGCCATGGCCGCCATGGCGCCGAGAAAAGCTCTCTTTCAATCACCAAAGGAGGATGAAATGGTTGAAG ATGGCAGTCAGTCCCTTGTGAATAAACTCATGATGGATTTTGATGTGGCCTCTGTCAGGAGATCTACCAATGCAG AGTTGCACCAGCAGCGGCTGAACGTGTTGAGACTTCGGCTGGAAGAAACGGCAGCAGACAACTGGAGATATAAACCTGTGGACAAGCTGATGGGACTATAA
- the LOC118412035 gene encoding bifunctional 3'-phosphoadenosine 5'-phosphosulfate synthase-like isoform X1, protein MSEDTQQDSKRQKTNFIKATNVYPQQHHVSRTKRGQVLGQRGGFRGCCIWLTGLSGAGKSTIAFALEEYLCGKAIPSYTLDGDNIRTGLNKNLGFTAEDREENIRRVGEVARLFADGGIVAISAFISPFQKDRDIARQLHEDNGLKFIEVFVDTPLEECERRDVKGLYKKAHEGKIKGFTGIDSPYERPENPEIVVKTTELAVDECVQTIVSVMQENGIVPRSAMETVRELFVPENKLEAARSDAESLATLNINKVDMQWCQVLAEGWATPLSGFMREREYLQCQHFGIMMDGGVTNQTIPIVLACSTEDKERLEGSAAIALQYDGKRVAILRTPEFFEHRKEERSCRTFGTSNKGHPSVKMIFESGDWLVGGDLEVLERIRWNDGLDHFRLTPNELRQKFRSMGADAVFAFQLRNPVHNGHALLMQDTKRRLLERGYKKPVLLLHPLGGWTKEDDVPLPVRIQQHKAVLEDKILDPESTVLSIFPSPMLYAGPTEVQWHAKARMSTGATFYIVGRDPAGMPHPDGAKDLYEPTHGSKVLTMAPGLTQLEIVPFRVAAYNLKKQQMDFYDPEKKEDFLFISGTKMRKFAREGEEPPSGFMAPKAWTVLSDYYQSLNKNV, encoded by the exons AACTTCATCAAGGCGACGAACGTGTACCCCCAGCAGCATCATGTCAGCAGGACGAAGCGTGGACAGGTTCTCGGACAACGCGGCGGTTTCCGAGGCTGCTGCATCTGGCTGACTGGACTGTCCGGCGCTGGCAAGTCCACCATTGCCTTCGCTCTGGAGGAGTACCTGTGTGGGAAg GCGATCCCGTCCTACACCTTGGATGGTGACAACATCCGTACTGGCCTGAACAAGAACCTGGGCTTCACGGCCGAGGACCGTGAAGAGAACATCCGCCGTGTGGGGGAAGTGGCGCGGCTGTTCGCTGACGGCGGCATTGTGGCGATCTCTGCCTTCATCAGTCCCTTCCAGAAG gatcgTGATATTGCCCGTCAGCTGCATGAGGACAACGGGCTGAAGTTCATCGAGGTGTTTGTGGACACACCACTAGAGGAGTGCGAGCGTCGTGATGTCAAGGGACTGTACAAGAAGGCTCATGAAGGGAAGATCAAAG GCTTCACCGGTATCGACTCCCCCTATGAGCGCCCGGAGAACCCGGAGATCGTTGTCAAGACGACGGAACTAGCTGTGGACGAGTGTGTTCAGACCATCGTGTCTGTCATGCAGGAGAAC GGTATCGTCCCGCGCTCTGCCATGGAGACTGTGCGGGAGCTGTTCGTGCCTGAGAACAAGCTGGAGGCTGCCCGCTCAGATGCCGAGAGTTTGGCAACTCTCAACATCAACAAG GTTGACATGCAGTGGTGCCAGGTGCTGGCCGAGGGCTGGGCCACTCCCCTCTCTGGGTTCATGCGGGAGAGGGAGTATCTGCAATGTCAGCACTTCGGCATCATGATGGACG GGGGTGTGACAAACCAGACAATTCCTATAGTGTTGGCTTGTTCCACTGAGGATAAGGAGAGACTGGAGGGCAGTGCGGCCATAGCGCTGCAGTATGATGGGAAACGTGTGGCCATCCTCCGCACACCGGAATTCTTCGAACATCGGAAAGAGGAACGGAGTTGTCGGACATTTGGGACAAGCAACAAGGGTCATCCTTCAGTGAAG ATGATTTTCGAGAGTGGTGATTGGTTGGTGGGAGGCGACCTGGAGGTCCTGGAGCGAATCCGGTGGAATGATGGCCTTGACCACTTCCGTCTGACGCCCAACGAGCTCCGACAGAAGTTCCGCTCCATGGGCGCAGACGCCGTGTTTGCCTTCCAGCTGCGTAACCCGGTGCACAACGGGCACGCGCTGCTGATGCAGGACACCAAGAGGAGGCTGTTGGAGAGGGGGTACAAGAAACCTGTTCTCCTGCTGCACCCACTGG GTGGTTGGACCAAAGAGGATGATGTTCCCCTGCCTGTCCGTATACAACAACACAAGGCAGTGTTGGAGGATAAGATCCTGGACCCAGAGAGTACAGTGCTGTCTATCTTCCCCTCACCCATGCTGTATGCAGGACCAACAGAG GTTCAATGGCACGCCAAGGCCCGCATGTCAACAGGAGCGACATTCTACATCGTGGGTCGGGACCCTGCAGGGATGCCTCATCCTGACGGGGCTAAAGACCTGTATGAACCCACCCATGGGAGCAAG GTTCTCACCATGGCACCAGGACTGACCCAGCTGGAGATCGTACCCTTCCGTGTTGCAGCCTACAACCTTAAGAAACAGCAGATGGACTTCTATGACCCTGAGAAGAAAGAGGACTTCCTCTTTATATCAG GGACCAAGATGCGTAAGTTTGCTCGAGAGGGGGAGGAACCGCCAAGTGGATTCATGGCTCCCAAGGCATGGACAGTCCTGTCTGACTACTACCAGTCTCTCAACAAGAACGTCTAA
- the LOC118412035 gene encoding bifunctional 3'-phosphoadenosine 5'-phosphosulfate synthase-like isoform X2 — protein MASAFVTNFIKATNVYPQQHHVSRTKRGQVLGQRGGFRGCCIWLTGLSGAGKSTIAFALEEYLCGKAIPSYTLDGDNIRTGLNKNLGFTAEDREENIRRVGEVARLFADGGIVAISAFISPFQKDRDIARQLHEDNGLKFIEVFVDTPLEECERRDVKGLYKKAHEGKIKGFTGIDSPYERPENPEIVVKTTELAVDECVQTIVSVMQENGIVPRSAMETVRELFVPENKLEAARSDAESLATLNINKVDMQWCQVLAEGWATPLSGFMREREYLQCQHFGIMMDGGVTNQTIPIVLACSTEDKERLEGSAAIALQYDGKRVAILRTPEFFEHRKEERSCRTFGTSNKGHPSVKMIFESGDWLVGGDLEVLERIRWNDGLDHFRLTPNELRQKFRSMGADAVFAFQLRNPVHNGHALLMQDTKRRLLERGYKKPVLLLHPLGGWTKEDDVPLPVRIQQHKAVLEDKILDPESTVLSIFPSPMLYAGPTEVQWHAKARMSTGATFYIVGRDPAGMPHPDGAKDLYEPTHGSKVLTMAPGLTQLEIVPFRVAAYNLKKQQMDFYDPEKKEDFLFISGTKMRKFAREGEEPPSGFMAPKAWTVLSDYYQSLNKNV, from the exons AACTTCATCAAGGCGACGAACGTGTACCCCCAGCAGCATCATGTCAGCAGGACGAAGCGTGGACAGGTTCTCGGACAACGCGGCGGTTTCCGAGGCTGCTGCATCTGGCTGACTGGACTGTCCGGCGCTGGCAAGTCCACCATTGCCTTCGCTCTGGAGGAGTACCTGTGTGGGAAg GCGATCCCGTCCTACACCTTGGATGGTGACAACATCCGTACTGGCCTGAACAAGAACCTGGGCTTCACGGCCGAGGACCGTGAAGAGAACATCCGCCGTGTGGGGGAAGTGGCGCGGCTGTTCGCTGACGGCGGCATTGTGGCGATCTCTGCCTTCATCAGTCCCTTCCAGAAG gatcgTGATATTGCCCGTCAGCTGCATGAGGACAACGGGCTGAAGTTCATCGAGGTGTTTGTGGACACACCACTAGAGGAGTGCGAGCGTCGTGATGTCAAGGGACTGTACAAGAAGGCTCATGAAGGGAAGATCAAAG GCTTCACCGGTATCGACTCCCCCTATGAGCGCCCGGAGAACCCGGAGATCGTTGTCAAGACGACGGAACTAGCTGTGGACGAGTGTGTTCAGACCATCGTGTCTGTCATGCAGGAGAAC GGTATCGTCCCGCGCTCTGCCATGGAGACTGTGCGGGAGCTGTTCGTGCCTGAGAACAAGCTGGAGGCTGCCCGCTCAGATGCCGAGAGTTTGGCAACTCTCAACATCAACAAG GTTGACATGCAGTGGTGCCAGGTGCTGGCCGAGGGCTGGGCCACTCCCCTCTCTGGGTTCATGCGGGAGAGGGAGTATCTGCAATGTCAGCACTTCGGCATCATGATGGACG GGGGTGTGACAAACCAGACAATTCCTATAGTGTTGGCTTGTTCCACTGAGGATAAGGAGAGACTGGAGGGCAGTGCGGCCATAGCGCTGCAGTATGATGGGAAACGTGTGGCCATCCTCCGCACACCGGAATTCTTCGAACATCGGAAAGAGGAACGGAGTTGTCGGACATTTGGGACAAGCAACAAGGGTCATCCTTCAGTGAAG ATGATTTTCGAGAGTGGTGATTGGTTGGTGGGAGGCGACCTGGAGGTCCTGGAGCGAATCCGGTGGAATGATGGCCTTGACCACTTCCGTCTGACGCCCAACGAGCTCCGACAGAAGTTCCGCTCCATGGGCGCAGACGCCGTGTTTGCCTTCCAGCTGCGTAACCCGGTGCACAACGGGCACGCGCTGCTGATGCAGGACACCAAGAGGAGGCTGTTGGAGAGGGGGTACAAGAAACCTGTTCTCCTGCTGCACCCACTGG GTGGTTGGACCAAAGAGGATGATGTTCCCCTGCCTGTCCGTATACAACAACACAAGGCAGTGTTGGAGGATAAGATCCTGGACCCAGAGAGTACAGTGCTGTCTATCTTCCCCTCACCCATGCTGTATGCAGGACCAACAGAG GTTCAATGGCACGCCAAGGCCCGCATGTCAACAGGAGCGACATTCTACATCGTGGGTCGGGACCCTGCAGGGATGCCTCATCCTGACGGGGCTAAAGACCTGTATGAACCCACCCATGGGAGCAAG GTTCTCACCATGGCACCAGGACTGACCCAGCTGGAGATCGTACCCTTCCGTGTTGCAGCCTACAACCTTAAGAAACAGCAGATGGACTTCTATGACCCTGAGAAGAAAGAGGACTTCCTCTTTATATCAG GGACCAAGATGCGTAAGTTTGCTCGAGAGGGGGAGGAACCGCCAAGTGGATTCATGGCTCCCAAGGCATGGACAGTCCTGTCTGACTACTACCAGTCTCTCAACAAGAACGTCTAA